A region from the Janthinobacterium agaricidamnosum genome encodes:
- the gap gene encoding type I glyceraldehyde-3-phosphate dehydrogenase, with amino-acid sequence MTIKVAINGYGRIGRNVLRAFYEGGKKQDIQIVAINDLGDAKSNAHLTRYDTAHGKFPGTVTVEGDNMIVNGDPIRVFAQRNPAEIPWGELGVDVVLECTGFFTTKEKASAHLKGGAKKVIISAPGGKDVDATVVFGVNHSVLKSTDTVISNASCTTNCLAPLVKPLNDAIGIETGLMTTVHAYTNDQVLSDVMHEDLRRARSATMSMIPTKTGAAAAVGLVLPELNGKLDGFAIRVPTINVSLVDLSFIAKRDTTVEEVNALMKAASEGALEGILTYQTEPLVSIDFNHNPASSNFDSTLTKVSGRLVKVSSWYDNEWGFSNRMLDTTVALMSAK; translated from the coding sequence ATGACGATCAAAGTTGCAATCAATGGCTACGGCCGCATCGGCCGTAATGTGTTGCGCGCTTTCTACGAAGGCGGCAAGAAACAGGATATCCAGATCGTTGCCATCAACGACCTGGGCGATGCCAAATCGAACGCCCACCTGACCCGCTACGACACTGCGCACGGCAAGTTCCCGGGCACGGTCACCGTCGAAGGCGACAACATGATCGTCAATGGCGATCCGATCCGCGTATTCGCACAGCGCAATCCTGCTGAAATCCCATGGGGCGAGCTGGGCGTGGACGTCGTGCTGGAATGCACGGGCTTCTTCACCACCAAAGAGAAGGCTTCGGCTCACTTGAAGGGCGGCGCGAAAAAAGTCATCATCTCGGCACCCGGCGGCAAAGACGTCGATGCGACCGTCGTGTTCGGCGTGAACCACTCGGTGCTGAAATCGACCGACACCGTCATCTCGAACGCGTCGTGCACCACCAACTGCCTGGCACCGCTGGTCAAGCCATTGAACGACGCCATCGGCATCGAAACGGGCCTGATGACCACCGTGCACGCCTACACCAACGACCAGGTGCTGTCCGACGTGATGCATGAAGATCTGCGCCGCGCCCGTTCGGCCACCATGAGCATGATCCCGACCAAGACGGGCGCCGCCGCCGCCGTGGGCCTGGTGCTGCCTGAGCTGAATGGCAAGCTGGACGGCTTCGCCATCCGCGTGCCGACCATCAACGTGTCGCTGGTCGACCTGTCCTTCATCGCCAAGCGCGACACCACCGTGGAAGAAGTCAACGCGCTGATGAAAGCCGCGTCGGAAGGCGCCCTGGAAGGCATCCTGACCTACCAGACCGAACCGCTGGTCTCGATCGACTTCAACCACAACCCGGCTTCGTCGAACTTCGATTCGACCCTGACCAAGGTGTCGGGCCGTCTGGTGAAAGTATCGTCGTGGTACGACAATGAGTGGGGTTTCTCGAACCGCATGCTCGACACCACCGTCGCACTGATGTCGGCCAAGTAA
- the glnE gene encoding bifunctional [glutamate--ammonia ligase]-adenylyl-L-tyrosine phosphorylase/[glutamate--ammonia-ligase] adenylyltransferase, translating to MSTQPLISASRFYQRWLDAAPERAAQVAQLVRAPLDGLDFAAALAGQSNAAMPPLPPERAMRRLRNLLVCGLIARDLGGQADLHEVVTAMTGFADFAIRTHVDAIMDEMVALHGMPVGEESGEEQALMVLAMGKQGGGELNVSSDIDLIFVYPEDGDTQATLPGQRSLSNHEFFIRMGKKLIAALAEITQDGFTFRVDMALRPNGNSGPLAASLGMVEQYLIVQGREWERYAWVKARAVTGKPEDIAALDAIVRPFVFRRYLDFGVIDAIRTMHGQIRAEVNRQERLHPDRSNNVKLGRGGIREIEFLAQVFQLIRGGRDAELRERSTRATLRTVADKGLLEPAIVEQLLGSYTFLRNLEHRLQYLDDAQTHTLPANDADRLVVAQMMGLPDVATLLARLEAHRVFVAGQFDEMFSDKSSGTPPADTGIDPQTSNDCAASDQQEAIEARFAAMGFHEPAACARRLLATWQAPRLQSLPEASRTRLVALVNSALPLITDCSVSNGNASQLATLGRLLDFLEAIARRSAYLSLLTEYPHTLERVVRMVCASGWAATFLTQHPILLDELLDERIRNTVPDPAALALDLQRQLDDAPGDTERQMDILREMHHAQLFQCLAQDLAGDLSVEKLADYLSQLADIIVAATVQAVWQTLPARHREVPKFAVIAYGKLGGKELGYVSDLDVIFLFDDDDQEAPGLYAKLAQRFITWMTSHTSAGILFDIDIALRPDGASGMLVSSVQAFERYQSSAAWVWEHQALTRARFCAGDVSIGKHFERIRDTILRKERPENGPLKGEVVAMRKKMLDAHPPRPGSFDLKQDPGGMIDIEFMVQYLVLQHAAQYPQLTANSGNIALLRLCGELGLIDAGLAASVADAYRTLRKLQHQLRLQGQDLARVEPERVRVHADNVMRLWHTIFPATIA from the coding sequence ATGAGCACACAGCCTTTGATCTCCGCCTCCCGTTTCTACCAGCGCTGGCTGGACGCCGCCCCCGAGCGCGCCGCGCAGGTAGCGCAACTGGTGCGCGCGCCGCTGGACGGGCTTGACTTTGCCGCCGCGCTGGCCGGGCAATCGAACGCCGCCATGCCGCCGCTGCCGCCCGAGCGGGCCATGCGCCGCCTGCGCAATCTGCTTGTCTGCGGTCTGATCGCGCGCGATCTTGGCGGTCAGGCCGACTTGCATGAAGTCGTCACGGCCATGACGGGCTTTGCCGATTTCGCCATCCGCACGCATGTGGACGCCATCATGGACGAAATGGTGGCCCTGCACGGCATGCCTGTCGGCGAGGAATCGGGCGAGGAACAGGCCTTGATGGTGTTGGCGATGGGCAAGCAGGGCGGCGGCGAACTCAACGTCTCGTCGGATATTGACCTGATCTTTGTGTATCCGGAAGATGGCGACACGCAAGCGACCTTGCCGGGCCAGCGCAGCCTGTCCAACCACGAGTTTTTCATTCGCATGGGCAAGAAACTGATCGCCGCCCTGGCCGAAATCACACAGGACGGATTTACTTTCCGCGTGGACATGGCCTTGCGTCCGAACGGCAACTCGGGTCCGCTGGCCGCCAGCCTGGGCATGGTGGAGCAATACCTGATCGTGCAGGGCCGCGAATGGGAGCGTTACGCCTGGGTCAAGGCGCGCGCCGTGACGGGCAAGCCGGAGGACATCGCCGCGCTCGACGCCATCGTGCGGCCCTTCGTCTTCCGCCGCTACCTCGATTTCGGCGTCATCGACGCCATCCGCACCATGCACGGCCAGATCCGCGCCGAGGTCAACCGCCAGGAACGGCTGCACCCGGACCGCAGCAACAACGTCAAGCTGGGCCGTGGCGGTATCCGCGAAATCGAATTCCTCGCGCAAGTATTCCAATTGATACGCGGTGGGCGCGACGCCGAGCTGCGCGAGCGCTCCACGCGCGCCACCCTGCGTACGGTGGCGGACAAGGGCTTGCTGGAACCGGCCATCGTGGAACAGTTGCTTGGTTCCTACACTTTCCTGCGCAACCTCGAACACCGGCTGCAGTATCTTGACGATGCACAGACACACACCCTGCCCGCGAATGACGCCGACCGCCTGGTGGTGGCGCAGATGATGGGCCTGCCCGACGTCGCTACCCTGCTGGCCCGGCTGGAAGCGCACCGCGTGTTTGTCGCCGGCCAGTTCGACGAAATGTTCAGCGACAAGAGCAGCGGCACGCCGCCGGCCGACACGGGCATCGACCCGCAGACGTCGAACGACTGCGCCGCGTCCGACCAGCAGGAAGCCATCGAGGCGCGCTTTGCCGCCATGGGTTTCCATGAACCGGCCGCTTGCGCGCGCCGTTTGCTGGCCACGTGGCAAGCACCGCGCCTGCAATCCTTGCCCGAAGCGAGCCGCACGCGTCTGGTGGCCCTCGTCAATTCCGCCCTGCCCCTGATCACCGATTGCTCCGTGTCCAACGGCAATGCCAGCCAGCTGGCCACCCTGGGCCGGCTGCTCGATTTCCTGGAAGCGATCGCGCGCCGCTCGGCTTATCTGTCATTGCTGACAGAGTACCCGCACACGCTCGAGCGCGTGGTGCGCATGGTGTGCGCCAGCGGCTGGGCCGCCACCTTCCTCACGCAGCACCCGATCCTGCTCGACGAGCTGCTCGATGAACGCATCCGCAACACGGTGCCCGACCCGGCCGCGCTGGCGCTGGACCTGCAGCGCCAGCTCGACGACGCCCCCGGCGACACGGAGCGGCAGATGGATATCCTGCGTGAAATGCACCACGCGCAGCTGTTCCAGTGCCTGGCGCAAGACCTGGCGGGCGACCTGAGCGTGGAAAAGCTGGCCGATTACCTGTCGCAGCTGGCCGACATCATCGTCGCCGCCACCGTGCAAGCCGTCTGGCAAACGTTACCTGCGCGCCACCGCGAGGTGCCGAAATTCGCCGTCATCGCATATGGCAAGCTGGGCGGCAAAGAACTGGGCTATGTCTCCGACCTTGACGTCATCTTCCTGTTCGACGACGACGACCAGGAAGCGCCCGGCCTGTACGCCAAGCTGGCGCAGCGTTTCATCACCTGGATGACCTCGCACACTTCGGCCGGCATCCTGTTCGACATCGACATCGCGCTGCGCCCCGACGGCGCCTCCGGCATGCTGGTGTCCAGCGTGCAGGCGTTCGAGCGCTACCAGAGCAGCGCGGCCTGGGTGTGGGAACACCAGGCGCTCACGCGCGCGCGCTTTTGCGCGGGCGACGTCAGCATCGGCAAGCATTTCGAGCGCATCCGCGACACGATCCTGCGCAAGGAGCGCCCGGAAAACGGTCCGCTCAAGGGTGAAGTGGTGGCCATGCGCAAGAAGATGCTCGATGCGCATCCGCCCCGTCCCGGCAGCTTTGATCTGAAACAGGATCCGGGCGGCATGATCGACATCGAGTTCATGGTGCAATACCTGGTGCTGCAGCATGCGGCGCAGTATCCGCAGCTGACGGCCAACTCGGGCAATATCGCCCTGCTGCGCCTGTGCGGCGAGCTGGGCCTGATCGACGCCGGCCTGGCCGCTTCGGTTGCCGACGCCTACCGCACGCTGCGCAAGCTGCAGCATCAGCTGCGCCTGCAAGGGCAGGACCTGGCCCGGGTGGAACCGGAGCGGGTGCGCGTGCATGCGGACAACGTGATGCGCCTGTGGCACACGATCTTTCCCGCAACGATTGCATAA
- the tkt gene encoding transketolase, protein MTTTLPTTKMANAIRALAMDAVQKANSGHPGMPMGMAEIAVALWSGHYRHNPANPKWQNRDRFLLSNGHGSMLHYALLHLTGYDLSMDDIKAFRQMHSKTPGHPEVDITPGVETTTGPLGQGIANAVGMALSEQLLAAEFNKPGHDIVNHYTYAFVGDGCLMEGISHEVCALAGTLGLNKLIALYDDNGISIDGKVEGWFTDDTPARFEAYGWNVIRAVDGHDVAAVAAAIAAAKTASKPTLICCKTIIGKGSPNLQGGDKVHGAALGDKEIAAVREYIGWDAAPFEMPADVYAAWDAKKQGALLEADWNERFAAYSREFPQQAAELTRRMQGELPQAFEAALSAAIASCVEKKENIATRKASQNAIQALASSLPEFLGGSADLTGSNLTNWKECVAVRSGQPGNHINYGVREFGMSAIMNGITLHGGYIPFGATFLTFSDYSRNALRMAALMKLRSIFVFTHDSIGLGEDGPTHQSVEHVSSMRLIPNLDNWRPCDTVESAAAWGAAVRRKDGPSTLIFSRQNLPYQERSAEQIENIYRGGYVLNDVLEPKAILIATGSEVELAVAAASALASEGINVRVVSMPSTDVYDRQDAAYKASVLTKGVPRVAIEAGVTSFWYKYVGLEGAVVGIDTFGESAPAGVLFKHFGFTVENVVAKVKAVIAG, encoded by the coding sequence ATGACAACTACGCTCCCGACTACCAAAATGGCCAATGCGATCCGCGCACTGGCAATGGACGCTGTACAAAAGGCCAATTCCGGCCATCCAGGCATGCCGATGGGCATGGCCGAGATCGCAGTTGCCCTGTGGAGTGGTCACTATCGCCACAATCCCGCGAACCCGAAATGGCAAAACCGCGACCGTTTCCTGTTGTCGAACGGCCACGGCTCGATGCTGCACTACGCGCTGCTGCACCTGACGGGCTACGACCTGTCGATGGATGACATCAAGGCCTTCCGCCAGATGCATTCGAAAACCCCGGGTCACCCGGAAGTCGATATCACGCCCGGCGTGGAAACGACCACCGGCCCGCTGGGCCAGGGCATTGCCAACGCCGTCGGCATGGCCCTGTCGGAGCAATTGCTGGCCGCTGAATTCAACAAGCCTGGCCACGACATCGTCAACCACTACACCTACGCCTTCGTCGGCGATGGTTGCCTGATGGAAGGTATTTCGCACGAAGTGTGCGCACTGGCCGGCACCCTGGGCCTGAATAAACTGATCGCCCTGTACGATGACAACGGCATTTCCATCGACGGCAAAGTCGAAGGCTGGTTCACGGACGACACCCCGGCCCGCTTCGAAGCGTACGGCTGGAACGTCATCCGCGCCGTCGACGGTCACGATGTGGCCGCCGTCGCCGCCGCCATCGCCGCCGCCAAGACCGCATCGAAGCCAACCCTGATCTGCTGCAAGACCATCATCGGCAAGGGTTCGCCGAACCTGCAAGGCGGCGACAAGGTCCACGGCGCCGCGCTGGGCGACAAGGAAATCGCTGCCGTGCGCGAATACATCGGCTGGGATGCCGCCCCGTTCGAAATGCCGGCCGACGTGTACGCCGCGTGGGACGCCAAGAAGCAGGGCGCCCTGCTGGAAGCGGACTGGAACGAGCGCTTTGCCGCCTACAGCCGCGAATTCCCGCAGCAAGCCGCTGAACTGACCCGCCGCATGCAAGGCGAACTGCCACAGGCATTCGAAGCGGCCCTGAGCGCCGCCATCGCGTCCTGCGTCGAGAAGAAAGAAAACATCGCTACCCGCAAGGCCAGCCAGAACGCCATCCAGGCACTGGCTTCGTCGCTGCCGGAATTCCTCGGCGGCTCGGCCGACCTGACCGGTTCGAACCTGACCAACTGGAAAGAGTGCGTGGCCGTGCGTTCGGGCCAGCCTGGCAACCACATCAACTACGGCGTGCGCGAATTCGGCATGAGCGCCATCATGAACGGCATCACCCTGCACGGCGGCTACATCCCGTTCGGCGCCACGTTCCTGACGTTCTCCGACTACAGCCGCAATGCCCTGCGCATGGCCGCCCTGATGAAACTGCGTTCGATCTTCGTGTTTACCCACGATTCGATCGGCCTGGGCGAAGACGGCCCGACGCACCAATCGGTCGAGCACGTCTCGTCGATGCGCCTGATCCCGAACCTGGACAACTGGCGTCCATGCGACACTGTCGAGTCGGCTGCCGCCTGGGGCGCCGCCGTGCGCCGCAAGGATGGCCCGTCGACCCTGATCTTCTCGCGCCAGAACCTGCCGTACCAGGAGCGTAGCGCCGAACAGATCGAGAACATCTACCGCGGCGGCTATGTGCTCAACGACGTGCTTGAGCCCAAGGCGATCCTGATCGCCACCGGTTCCGAAGTGGAACTGGCCGTCGCCGCCGCCAGCGCGCTGGCCTCGGAAGGCATCAACGTGCGCGTCGTGTCGATGCCGTCGACCGATGTCTACGACCGCCAGGACGCCGCCTACAAGGCCAGCGTGCTGACGAAAGGTGTGCCGCGCGTGGCCATCGAAGCGGGCGTGACCAGCTTCTGGTACAAATACGTGGGCCTGGAAGGCGCCGTGGTCGGTATCGACACGTTCGGCGAATCGGCGCCGGCTGGCGTGCTGTTCAAGCACTTCGGCTTCACGGTCGAGAACGTCGTCGCCAAGGTGAAAGCCGTTATCGCTGGCTAA
- a CDS encoding YoaK family protein, which translates to MPLHYLSRLSGSARDTQANLQLGCVLALVAGAVNAGGFLAIGGYTSHMTGIVSGMADDLALGNVTVALAALGAWLAFVSGAAVTAIMVNWGKRRRLHSQFAASLLLEAALLLLFGLTGNYLAAMPDVLGPVTILLLCFVMGLQNAIITKISGAVIRTTHVTGLSTDIGIELGKMAYYNRRHLPDRMVKVNRGKLRTHSLLISCFFIGGVSGALAFKHIGFPAATILLAGVLTLLSGVPVLRDLRVLWRFYRRRFYSHSHE; encoded by the coding sequence ATGCCGCTCCATTACCTGTCCCGTCTGAGCGGATCGGCGCGCGATACGCAAGCCAATCTGCAGCTGGGCTGCGTGCTGGCGCTGGTGGCGGGCGCCGTCAACGCGGGCGGCTTTCTTGCCATCGGCGGCTATACCTCGCACATGACGGGCATCGTCTCGGGCATGGCGGACGACCTGGCGCTGGGCAACGTCACGGTAGCCCTGGCCGCGCTGGGCGCCTGGCTGGCCTTTGTCAGCGGCGCGGCCGTCACGGCCATCATGGTGAACTGGGGCAAGCGGCGCCGGCTGCACAGCCAGTTTGCCGCCAGCCTGCTGCTGGAAGCGGCGCTGTTGCTGCTGTTCGGCCTGACGGGCAATTACCTGGCCGCCATGCCCGACGTGCTGGGCCCCGTCACCATCTTGCTGCTGTGCTTTGTCATGGGCTTGCAGAACGCCATCATCACCAAGATTTCGGGCGCCGTCATCCGCACCACGCATGTGACGGGGCTGTCCACCGACATCGGCATCGAACTGGGCAAGATGGCGTATTACAACCGGCGCCACCTGCCGGACCGCATGGTCAAGGTCAACCGCGGCAAGCTCAGGACGCACAGCCTGCTGATCAGCTGCTTCTTCATCGGCGGCGTCAGCGGCGCACTGGCCTTCAAGCACATCGGCTTTCCCGCCGCCACCATCCTGCTCGCCGGCGTGCTGACCCTGCTATCGGGCGTGCCCGTGCTGCGCGACTTGCGCGTCTTGTGGCGCTTCTACCGGCGCCGTTTTTATTCGCACAGCCATGAATAA
- a CDS encoding cache domain-containing protein, with protein sequence MKTSVKTASVKTGIHALVASFILCAMPATAWAAPRGSADEAIAMTKRAVAMIKADGKEKAFAAIADPANTSFHDRDLYIYVYDMNGVTLAHGNNPKMVGKNLIDLKDNEGKAVIKSLIATASTPAGRGWVDFKWPNPLTKVVEQKSGYIERVDNMIVGSGIYK encoded by the coding sequence ATGAAGACAAGTGTAAAAACGGCAAGTGTAAAAACGGGCATCCACGCCCTCGTTGCCAGTTTCATCCTTTGCGCCATGCCGGCAACGGCATGGGCCGCCCCCAGAGGCAGCGCGGATGAAGCCATCGCCATGACCAAGCGCGCCGTGGCCATGATCAAGGCCGACGGCAAGGAAAAGGCCTTTGCCGCCATTGCCGATCCCGCCAACACCAGCTTCCATGACCGTGACCTGTACATTTATGTGTACGACATGAATGGCGTCACCCTGGCGCACGGCAACAATCCCAAGATGGTCGGCAAGAACCTGATCGACCTGAAGGACAATGAAGGCAAGGCCGTCATCAAGTCGCTGATCGCCACGGCCAGCACGCCGGCCGGACGCGGCTGGGTAGACTTCAAGTGGCCCAACCCCCTGACCAAGGTGGTCGAACAAAAATCCGGCTACATCGAACGGGTCGACAATATGATCGTCGGTTCCGGCATCTATAAATAA
- a CDS encoding TonB-dependent receptor: MMFREKKSVQVVRLALAAFAGVATMSVHAQEAIDAPVPKVQRVEITGSSIKRIEAEGISPITVMTRESIARSGATSVLDLMRNLTSAGGNGGELATSSSFRNGATSVSLRGLPTLILLNGYRLPASGSDDYSGQTSVDLNAIPLSAIERIDVLKDGASAIYGTDAVGGVINFILRKDYQGLTLDASTGSTTYGDGQNHKVSVSGGFGDRDAQKFNVTYSASYEKTKAIHGVDRDWANSTDFTGHKGGLYQGGVYGAKGRDPGTISLGGSQRMPDPECDAAHSKPYPDAPEWVAGPNRSSCMYSAAESIDLVRPSTRYGGAVTANWDLTPDVSLFANLFYNHFDTRVQGSPAWIQNADRSGVLRVAANNPFNTYGVPVNIRRLFPAAEGGTGTNVDTTWLVGGATGRVANWDWTVSVGHSQEKGETRVYGSFMHDKLQSYLAQGKFNPFGGNHNSEQIINELTADQYTKTKSSTDFAKVTASSEFGQLPGGKIGVAVGAEYKREKLSYDPSQAWRDGAIGIYSTLRGIDGSESLGAVFGELALPLLKNLEAQAAVRYDRYQLAGGTTNPKLGLRWTALPTLMFRTSYSTGFRAPTLSQRFNEGRGGFVATKDPKRCIVGDAYFDTACSGSALSLLSGTKDLKPEKSKQFNLGVVAEPIKNLTLGLTYWNIKWNDRVENLDNETVLAGEDGQYKDAVTRYAVTAEDQEKYNALSAAQRATLGPLVGRLKQLQVGLINRSKVVTDGLDVEASYTLRTAEMGRFKVFGEASYTLSYNRTLLPDDPAINCPNNTACEAGEYGYPKLLAKLGVNWDRGAWAATTSANFTSHYHVDRTPSATINLYYDEYANGLMIPSATLVDASLSYSGFKNLVLRGGVNNVFDRAPAFDPSSNIGYDTAYGNPRGRYIYMSASYSFK; the protein is encoded by the coding sequence ATGATGTTTCGCGAAAAAAAGAGTGTGCAGGTGGTGAGATTGGCGTTGGCCGCGTTCGCCGGCGTCGCAACGATGAGCGTGCATGCGCAGGAAGCGATCGATGCGCCGGTGCCTAAGGTGCAGCGCGTCGAAATCACCGGTTCGAGTATCAAACGCATCGAAGCCGAAGGTATTTCCCCGATCACCGTGATGACGCGCGAATCGATTGCCCGTTCGGGCGCGACGTCGGTGCTGGATCTGATGCGCAACCTGACTTCTGCTGGCGGTAACGGCGGTGAGCTGGCGACATCGAGTTCCTTCCGAAACGGCGCCACCAGCGTCTCGCTGCGCGGTCTGCCGACCCTGATTCTGTTGAACGGCTATCGCCTGCCGGCGTCCGGTTCGGACGATTATAGCGGCCAGACCTCCGTCGATCTGAACGCCATTCCGCTGTCGGCCATCGAGCGCATCGATGTGCTCAAGGACGGCGCCTCGGCCATCTACGGCACCGATGCCGTCGGCGGCGTCATCAACTTCATCCTGCGCAAGGATTACCAGGGCTTGACTCTCGACGCCAGCACCGGTTCGACCACCTATGGCGACGGGCAAAACCATAAGGTGTCCGTGTCCGGCGGTTTCGGCGACCGTGACGCACAGAAATTCAACGTGACTTATTCGGCCTCGTACGAAAAAACCAAGGCTATCCACGGCGTCGACCGCGATTGGGCGAACAGTACCGATTTCACCGGCCACAAGGGCGGCCTGTATCAGGGTGGCGTGTACGGCGCCAAGGGCCGCGATCCCGGCACCATATCGCTTGGCGGTTCGCAGCGCATGCCCGATCCGGAGTGCGACGCGGCCCACAGCAAGCCCTATCCGGATGCGCCGGAATGGGTGGCTGGGCCGAATCGCAGCTCCTGCATGTATTCCGCCGCTGAGTCGATAGACCTGGTGCGCCCGTCCACACGCTACGGCGGGGCGGTCACGGCGAACTGGGATTTGACGCCGGATGTATCGCTGTTCGCCAATCTGTTTTACAACCACTTCGACACGCGCGTCCAAGGTTCGCCTGCCTGGATCCAAAATGCCGACCGCTCCGGCGTGCTGCGTGTGGCGGCGAACAACCCCTTCAATACCTACGGCGTGCCGGTCAATATCCGCCGCCTCTTCCCTGCCGCCGAGGGTGGTACGGGCACCAATGTAGACACCACCTGGCTGGTTGGCGGCGCCACCGGCCGCGTAGCCAACTGGGATTGGACCGTGTCTGTGGGCCACAGCCAGGAGAAGGGCGAAACGCGCGTGTACGGCTCCTTCATGCACGATAAATTGCAGAGTTACCTGGCGCAGGGCAAGTTCAACCCCTTCGGCGGCAACCATAATTCGGAGCAGATCATCAACGAACTGACGGCCGACCAGTACACCAAGACCAAGTCCTCGACGGATTTTGCCAAGGTGACTGCTTCCAGCGAATTTGGCCAACTGCCCGGCGGCAAGATCGGTGTGGCCGTCGGTGCCGAGTACAAGCGCGAGAAGCTCAGCTACGATCCGTCGCAGGCTTGGCGCGATGGCGCAATCGGCATCTATTCGACCCTGCGCGGCATCGACGGCTCTGAGTCGCTCGGCGCCGTGTTCGGCGAGTTGGCCCTGCCGCTGCTGAAAAACCTGGAAGCGCAGGCGGCCGTCCGCTATGATCGCTACCAGTTGGCTGGCGGTACCACCAACCCGAAGCTTGGCCTGCGCTGGACCGCCTTGCCGACCTTGATGTTCCGCACCAGCTACAGCACCGGTTTCCGCGCGCCGACACTGTCGCAGCGCTTTAACGAAGGCCGCGGCGGTTTCGTCGCGACCAAGGATCCGAAGCGTTGCATCGTGGGTGACGCGTATTTTGACACCGCTTGCAGCGGTTCGGCGCTGTCTCTGCTGTCCGGCACGAAGGATTTGAAGCCCGAAAAATCGAAGCAGTTCAACCTGGGCGTGGTCGCCGAACCGATCAAGAACCTGACGCTGGGTTTAACCTACTGGAATATCAAGTGGAACGATCGCGTCGAGAATCTTGACAACGAAACCGTGTTGGCGGGCGAGGATGGTCAGTACAAGGACGCCGTCACGCGCTATGCCGTCACGGCGGAAGACCAAGAGAAGTATAACGCGCTGAGCGCCGCCCAGCGCGCGACGCTGGGTCCGTTGGTAGGTCGCCTGAAGCAGCTGCAGGTTGGCCTGATCAATCGCAGCAAGGTCGTCACCGACGGTCTGGATGTCGAAGCGTCGTACACGCTGCGCACGGCCGAGATGGGGCGTTTCAAGGTGTTCGGCGAGGCGAGCTACACGCTGTCCTACAACCGCACGCTGCTGCCTGATGATCCGGCGATCAATTGCCCCAACAACACGGCTTGCGAGGCAGGTGAATACGGCTATCCTAAGCTGCTGGCCAAGCTGGGTGTCAACTGGGACCGCGGTGCTTGGGCGGCGACGACGAGCGCCAACTTCACTTCGCATTACCACGTGGACCGGACACCGTCGGCGACGATCAACCTTTACTACGACGAGTACGCGAACGGCCTGATGATCCCGAGCGCGACCCTGGTTGACGCCTCGCTGTCCTACAGCGGCTTCAAGAACCTGGTGCTGCGTGGTGGCGTCAATAACGTGTTCGACCGTGCGCCGGCATTCGATCCATCGTCGAACATCGGCTACGACACCGCCTACGGCAATCCGCGTGGCCGCTACATCTACATGTCGGCGTCGTACTCCTTCAAATGA